One window from the genome of Acidobacteriota bacterium encodes:
- a CDS encoding ABC transporter permease: protein MMWHLILSNLRQRPTRTCVNIMAVSLGVVLVLVSVGLSYGQLLDQAERTRRIGGDFMLQPPDASFFLALNSGAMDVRIGQVIEKVDGVEASTPIMVKVVSRNFFAVFGVEAASFRRVNDGLKFVQGRFFESEDEAVVDELYASTNDVEVGQEIDLLGHDFKITGIYQRGTAGRAMIPLETLQRINGTPGKCSVFFIRAEDGRSHDEVRTALETRFENYNVTATRNLDQLFTSTTPVFREFLLVIVALAVAMSFLVTLTATYSTIVERTREIGILKSLGASKSYIVRLFLEESLLVSVLGLISGFLLTWGVLSLIAVNFPSLPVIIQPLWRVAVVGISMGGTVMGALYPAWKAAKMDPVTALGYE, encoded by the coding sequence ATGATGTGGCACCTGATTCTCTCCAACCTCCGCCAGCGGCCGACCCGCACCTGCGTCAACATCATGGCCGTTTCCCTGGGCGTGGTGCTGGTCCTGGTCAGCGTGGGACTCTCCTACGGGCAGTTGCTCGATCAGGCCGAGCGGACCCGCCGCATCGGTGGGGACTTCATGCTTCAGCCACCGGACGCCTCCTTCTTCCTGGCGCTCAACAGCGGCGCCATGGACGTGAGGATCGGGCAGGTCATCGAAAAGGTGGACGGCGTCGAGGCTTCGACTCCGATCATGGTCAAGGTCGTCAGCAGGAACTTCTTCGCGGTCTTCGGCGTGGAGGCGGCCAGCTTCCGGAGAGTCAATGATGGACTGAAGTTCGTCCAGGGCCGGTTTTTCGAGTCAGAGGATGAGGCGGTCGTCGACGAACTCTACGCCTCCACCAACGATGTCGAAGTCGGACAGGAAATCGATCTCCTCGGGCACGATTTCAAGATAACCGGGATCTACCAGAGGGGAACCGCCGGCCGGGCCATGATCCCACTCGAGACCCTGCAGAGGATCAACGGGACCCCGGGCAAGTGCTCGGTCTTCTTCATCCGTGCCGAGGACGGAAGGTCCCACGACGAAGTGCGAACGGCGCTGGAAACCCGGTTCGAAAACTACAATGTGACAGCCACCAGGAACCTGGATCAACTCTTCACTTCCACCACACCCGTTTTCCGCGAGTTCCTCCTGGTGATCGTCGCATTGGCCGTGGCCATGAGCTTCCTGGTGACGCTCACCGCCACCTACAGCACCATTGTCGAGCGGACCCGGGAAATCGGAATCCTCAAGTCCCTGGGGGCTTCCAAGTCCTATATCGTCCGCCTCTTTCTCGAGGAGTCGCTGCTGGTCTCGGTGCTGGGCCTGATCTCCGGCTTCCTCCTGACCTGGGGAGTCCTCAGCCTGATTGCGGTCAATTTTCCCTCCTTGCCCGTGATTATCCAGCCCCTCTGGCGGGTGGCGGTGGTGGGGATTTCCATGGGCGGAACCGTGATGGGCGCTCTCTATCCCGCGTGGAAGGCGGCCAAGATGGACCCGGTCACGGCCCTGGGCTACGAGTAG
- a CDS encoding phosphotransferase — protein MTRQQQDDLAAVSSRFAVHGDLEEIRPYGNGHIHDTYLASYRHRGHRKRYVHQRINQRVFRDPPALMGNIQRVTRHLRLKLRQAGVEDPTRRSLTLVPANDGSSFVQDPAGNYWRTYDFVEGASTHDTIASPRMAYEAARAFGRFQKLLLDLPPPRLDETIPGFHDTELRFGQFLSALERDPWNRARDAVEQIRFAHSSEPLIRVLPRLRRQGRLPERIAHNDTKINNVLLDAATGKMLCVIDLDTVMPGLSVHDFADLMRTGSGTHREDERDLSRVGVEMPLFEALARGYLAETAHFLTPTERQYLPFSGQLIAYELGLRFLTDHLEGDVYFKIRREGQNLDRCRAQFKLVESIRQHQEQMVRLVEKIAGRAPSNAVRNRGSRPN, from the coding sequence ATGACCCGGCAGCAACAGGACGATCTCGCGGCCGTCAGCTCCCGTTTCGCCGTGCACGGCGACCTGGAGGAGATTCGCCCCTACGGGAACGGCCACATCCATGACACCTACCTCGCCAGCTACCGGCATCGGGGTCACCGGAAGCGTTACGTTCATCAGCGGATCAACCAGCGGGTCTTCCGGGATCCGCCCGCCCTCATGGGAAACATTCAGCGGGTCACCCGGCACCTCAGGCTGAAGCTCCGGCAGGCTGGAGTCGAAGATCCGACGCGCCGTTCCCTGACCCTGGTGCCGGCAAACGACGGCTCCAGCTTTGTTCAGGATCCTGCCGGGAACTACTGGCGTACCTACGACTTCGTCGAAGGCGCTTCGACCCATGACACCATCGCCTCGCCCCGGATGGCCTATGAGGCGGCCCGCGCTTTCGGGCGCTTTCAGAAACTGCTTCTGGACCTGCCGCCCCCGCGTCTTGACGAGACCATCCCCGGCTTCCACGATACGGAACTCCGGTTCGGTCAGTTCCTCTCGGCGTTGGAACGGGACCCCTGGAATCGTGCCCGGGACGCCGTGGAACAGATCCGATTCGCCCACTCGTCGGAGCCGCTGATCCGGGTGCTGCCCCGCCTCCGGAGGCAGGGCCGGCTGCCCGAGCGGATCGCCCACAACGACACCAAGATCAACAATGTCCTGCTCGACGCGGCGACCGGCAAGATGCTGTGCGTCATCGACCTGGACACGGTCATGCCGGGCCTTTCCGTTCATGATTTCGCAGACCTGATGCGGACCGGCTCCGGAACCCATCGGGAGGACGAGCGCGACCTCTCCAGAGTGGGCGTCGAGATGCCTCTCTTCGAAGCTCTGGCTCGAGGTTACCTGGCGGAGACCGCCCACTTTCTCACCCCGACCGAACGGCAATACCTCCCCTTCTCGGGACAACTCATCGCCTACGAACTGGGTCTCCGCTTCCTCACGGACCATCTGGAAGGGGACGTCTATTTCAAGATCCGAAGGGAGGGTCAGAACCTGGATCGCTGCCGCGCCCAGTTCAAACTGGTGGAATCCATCCGACAGCACCAGGAGCAGATGGTGAGGCTCGTGGAAAAGATCGCCGGCCGCGCCCCTTCCAATGCGGTTCGGAATAGGGGTAGCCGCCCGAATTGA
- a CDS encoding M81 family metallopeptidase, which produces MKILMGTISHETSTFTPVPTTIRSFSERFGELQPDQIIPAFRGANVPTGGFISGAEAHGFELVPTIFAEAHPSGPVPKRDLDRLLDRMLSLMKAASPADGVLLELHGSMTAQGIDDGEAYILEAVRDLVGPEVPIVAQLDIHSNVSHRMVELADALIGRETYPEVDMAARGRECADVMVRIVREGLRPTMALSQIPMFWGLNQVTAHPPMSEAIERLHRLEAEPGVVAASIATCFALADAPHVGASVHVVTDNDRASAQRHADDLAAWIYRRRADWHHHLPSTQEALAKAEMLGRYPAVFADKNDNTGGGSPGDSTGMLRAFLDRGLKDACVLYIVDHESAVACHRAGAGATVSLRVGGKSTPSQGPPVPVEAVVEAVSDGEFAYNGPMYAGLRGSMGVSARIRVDGVHILLVSVREQPFDTAFSLTLGLDPKKMRYIGLKSAAHFRAGYEEWAGQIQVVSEPGVHSPDAITYQRLGRRVYPLGEK; this is translated from the coding sequence ATGAAGATCCTCATGGGCACCATCAGCCACGAGACCAGCACCTTCACTCCCGTTCCCACCACCATTCGGAGCTTCAGCGAGAGGTTCGGGGAGCTTCAACCCGACCAGATCATCCCGGCGTTTCGGGGCGCCAACGTCCCCACGGGCGGCTTTATCAGCGGGGCTGAAGCTCACGGTTTCGAGCTGGTGCCGACCATTTTCGCGGAGGCCCATCCCAGCGGCCCGGTCCCCAAGCGCGATCTGGACCGCCTTCTGGACCGGATGCTGAGCCTCATGAAGGCCGCGTCTCCGGCGGACGGAGTCCTGCTGGAGCTCCACGGTTCCATGACGGCCCAAGGCATCGACGACGGCGAGGCCTACATTCTGGAGGCGGTTCGAGACCTGGTGGGGCCGGAGGTGCCCATCGTCGCCCAGTTGGACATCCACTCCAACGTCTCGCACCGCATGGTCGAACTGGCCGATGCCCTCATCGGACGGGAAACCTACCCTGAAGTGGACATGGCGGCGCGGGGCCGGGAGTGCGCCGACGTGATGGTCCGGATCGTCCGGGAGGGCTTGCGTCCCACCATGGCCCTCTCCCAGATCCCCATGTTCTGGGGTCTGAACCAGGTGACCGCGCACCCGCCCATGAGCGAAGCCATCGAGCGCCTGCACCGGTTGGAGGCCGAACCGGGCGTCGTGGCCGCATCCATTGCCACCTGTTTTGCCTTGGCCGACGCGCCGCACGTGGGAGCTTCGGTTCACGTGGTCACGGACAACGACCGGGCCTCGGCGCAACGCCACGCCGACGACCTGGCGGCGTGGATCTACCGGCGCCGGGCCGATTGGCATCACCATCTTCCCTCCACGCAGGAAGCCCTGGCCAAGGCGGAAATGCTGGGCCGCTATCCGGCGGTCTTCGCGGACAAAAACGACAATACGGGCGGCGGTTCTCCGGGGGACAGCACAGGGATGCTCAGAGCCTTTCTGGACCGCGGCCTCAAGGACGCCTGCGTCCTCTACATCGTGGACCACGAATCCGCGGTGGCCTGTCATCGCGCCGGCGCCGGCGCCACCGTATCGCTCCGGGTCGGGGGCAAATCGACCCCCAGCCAGGGACCGCCGGTTCCCGTGGAGGCCGTTGTGGAAGCCGTTTCCGACGGAGAATTCGCCTACAACGGCCCCATGTACGCCGGCCTGCGGGGAAGCATGGGAGTCTCGGCCCGGATTCGAGTCGACGGCGTTCACATCCTGTTGGTCAGCGTTCGGGAGCAGCCCTTCGACACCGCCTTTTCTCTCACACTGGGGCTCGATCCCAAGAAAATGCGATACATCGGCCTGAAATCGGCGGCGCATTTCCGGGCCGGCTACGAGGAGTGGGCCGGCCAGATCCAGGTCGTATCGGAGCCGGGGGTCCACAGTCCGGACGCCATCACGTACCAGCGGCTGGGCCGCCGGGTGTATCCACTCGGAGAGAAGTGA
- a CDS encoding DUF1080 domain-containing protein, with protein MRNCGVARVRNRERVRAGIAGVLLWLMLAPAQTHAGDWIALYNGKNLEGWESVGSGFWMPTPEGYLLGQWDPFDPPDPEPGLNGIKARLNRSRFKTDFKVVINQAWLYTRREFYEYDLHLEWKVPPGGNSGIALHDPSRGRYTSGPGADLARTPSQIAYEVQIVNLDVEQDFTGSIYMVQTAREDVRKADDWNVFDIEVRREVIRVRLNGHLVTEGTPIPGRPESGPIGIQLHDPGSFILLRDLRIRELTPASARE; from the coding sequence ATGCGAAACTGCGGAGTTGCTCGCGTCCGGAACCGGGAGAGAGTTCGCGCCGGAATCGCAGGGGTCCTGTTGTGGCTCATGCTGGCTCCGGCGCAGACCCACGCCGGCGATTGGATCGCTCTGTACAACGGGAAGAACCTGGAGGGGTGGGAGTCCGTCGGGTCGGGTTTCTGGATGCCGACTCCCGAAGGCTACCTGCTGGGGCAGTGGGATCCTTTCGATCCGCCCGACCCCGAACCCGGGCTCAATGGCATCAAGGCTCGTCTGAACCGTTCCCGGTTCAAGACCGACTTCAAGGTCGTCATCAACCAGGCTTGGCTCTACACCCGCCGGGAATTCTACGAATACGACCTCCACTTGGAGTGGAAGGTCCCTCCGGGCGGCAACAGCGGCATTGCGCTGCACGATCCGAGCCGGGGGCGCTATACGTCCGGTCCCGGGGCCGACCTTGCCCGGACTCCGTCCCAGATCGCCTACGAAGTCCAGATCGTCAATCTGGACGTGGAGCAGGATTTCACGGGGAGCATCTACATGGTCCAGACCGCCCGGGAGGATGTACGCAAGGCGGATGACTGGAACGTGTTCGACATCGAGGTGCGCCGGGAAGTGATCAGGGTGCGGCTCAACGGACACCTGGTCACTGAAGGAACTCCCATTCCCGGCCGTCCCGAATCGGGGCCCATCGGCATTCAGCTCCACGACCCCGGCAGCTTCATCCTGCTGCGGGACCTTCGGATTCGGGAGCTGACCCCGGCCTCGGCTCGCGAGTGA
- a CDS encoding glucose 1-dehydrogenase, which yields MKNSLRDRVALVTGAGSGIGRAAALAFARSGARVVVSDVDPEKGAETVRMMPAASTFVQTDVSVTSQVKHLIRQAVDLHGRLDCAFNNAGIEGAIARFHEYPDTVWDRIIRVNLKGTWLCMKYELRQMLKQGKGAIVNTSSTAGHVGSRGRMSAYIASKHGVLGLTRTAAVEYGAKGIRVNALCPGAVRTPMTDRLLGADDDRAERMTQFIPMARFGTPDEIAKTAVWLCSDAASYVNGLALPIDGGYLAH from the coding sequence ATGAAGAATTCGCTACGGGACCGAGTCGCCCTGGTGACCGGAGCAGGCTCCGGGATCGGGAGAGCCGCCGCTCTGGCCTTCGCCCGGTCTGGAGCCAGGGTCGTCGTCTCCGATGTCGATCCGGAAAAAGGCGCCGAAACCGTGCGGATGATGCCGGCGGCGTCGACCTTTGTCCAGACCGACGTCTCCGTCACGTCTCAGGTCAAGCACCTGATCCGCCAAGCGGTCGACCTTCACGGAAGGCTGGATTGCGCGTTCAACAATGCGGGCATCGAGGGCGCCATCGCCCGTTTCCACGAGTACCCGGATACGGTGTGGGACCGGATCATCCGGGTCAATCTCAAGGGGACCTGGCTCTGCATGAAGTACGAACTGCGGCAGATGCTGAAACAGGGGAAGGGCGCCATCGTCAACACCTCGTCGACTGCCGGCCATGTCGGCTCCCGGGGCCGGATGTCCGCCTACATTGCCAGCAAGCACGGAGTGCTCGGCCTGACCAGGACCGCCGCCGTCGAGTACGGAGCCAAGGGGATTCGCGTCAATGCGCTCTGTCCGGGAGCTGTCCGGACCCCCATGACCGACCGGCTCCTGGGGGCCGATGACGATCGTGCGGAACGGATGACTCAGTTCATTCCCATGGCTCGATTCGGGACTCCGGACGAGATTGCGAAAACGGCTGTGTGGCTCTGCAGCGACGCTGCTTCTTACGTCAACGGACTGGCGCTACCCATAGACGGCGGGTATCTGGCCCATTAG
- a CDS encoding PQQ-dependent dehydrogenase, methanol/ethanol family, with protein sequence MNRFSLGLRLLPPVLILGVLTAGTARGQDGPTGADWPHYGGSYQFWRYSSLDQVNRKTVKKLVPVWAFQTGIVDGGLQATPIVLDGVMYLTSSWNRVFAIDAATGDEIWHYYYENPRQIGIIYSPWNRGVAVSGPRVFMGTLDNYVVALDRKTGRELWKVNVEDLKQCGCNITGAPLVVKDKVIVGVTGGDSAHRGYLTAFDAATGRLAWRFYTIPGPGEKGHETWEGDSWKFGGGATWMTGSYDPHLDLLYWGVGNPAADFYGGDRRGSNLYTDSVIALDPDTGELKWYHQQIPHDVWDWDSAYECVLLDLRVNGRDRKLLLNTNKGGYTYIVDRTTGEFISAWPVVDHLNWIEGVGPNGELIGRNEPVLDKAKLICPSIGGGRQWNQGAYSPRTGWYYTTGIEWCQEVTAREEEPQEGMNFFGGVFKLKEVPGVDHHGHLDAYDPLTGKKHWSCRSPYPFLASQLATAGDLVFSGDAEGLFFALDAMTGRKLWSFQTGSGHRGSAITYSVAGRQYIATPSGWGSAVAGLMPQLWPETEDFRAGSTLFVFALP encoded by the coding sequence ATGAATCGATTCTCACTTGGACTCCGTCTCCTGCCGCCGGTTCTGATTCTCGGCGTCCTCACGGCCGGAACCGCGCGGGGACAGGACGGGCCCACCGGGGCGGACTGGCCCCACTATGGAGGGAGCTACCAATTCTGGCGCTACAGCTCCCTGGACCAGGTGAATCGGAAGACGGTGAAGAAGCTGGTTCCGGTCTGGGCCTTTCAGACCGGAATCGTGGACGGCGGACTTCAGGCCACCCCCATCGTTCTGGACGGCGTCATGTATCTGACTTCGTCCTGGAACCGGGTCTTTGCCATCGACGCCGCGACCGGAGACGAGATCTGGCACTACTATTATGAGAATCCGCGGCAGATCGGGATTATCTACAGCCCCTGGAACCGGGGCGTCGCGGTCTCCGGCCCGCGCGTCTTCATGGGCACTCTCGACAACTATGTCGTGGCCCTGGATCGGAAGACGGGGCGCGAACTGTGGAAGGTCAACGTCGAGGACTTGAAGCAGTGCGGCTGCAACATCACCGGTGCGCCGCTGGTGGTGAAGGACAAGGTGATCGTCGGCGTCACCGGGGGGGACTCGGCTCACCGGGGTTACCTGACCGCCTTCGATGCGGCCACCGGACGTCTGGCCTGGCGTTTCTACACCATCCCCGGTCCGGGCGAGAAGGGCCACGAGACGTGGGAGGGGGACAGCTGGAAGTTTGGCGGCGGTGCGACCTGGATGACCGGTTCCTACGACCCCCACCTGGACCTCCTCTATTGGGGGGTGGGAAATCCGGCGGCCGACTTCTACGGGGGGGACCGGCGAGGGAGCAACCTGTACACCGACTCGGTCATCGCCCTGGATCCGGACACGGGAGAGCTCAAGTGGTACCACCAGCAGATTCCGCATGACGTGTGGGACTGGGATTCGGCCTACGAGTGCGTTCTTCTGGATCTTAGGGTGAATGGAAGGGACCGGAAGCTCCTCCTGAACACCAACAAAGGGGGCTACACCTACATCGTGGATCGGACGACCGGCGAGTTCATCTCAGCCTGGCCGGTGGTGGACCATCTGAATTGGATCGAGGGTGTCGGCCCGAACGGTGAACTGATCGGCCGCAACGAGCCGGTTCTGGACAAGGCCAAGCTGATTTGCCCGTCCATCGGCGGCGGCAGGCAATGGAACCAGGGCGCCTATTCTCCGAGAACCGGGTGGTATTACACCACCGGAATCGAATGGTGCCAGGAGGTGACGGCCCGGGAAGAGGAGCCTCAGGAGGGGATGAACTTTTTCGGAGGTGTCTTCAAATTGAAGGAGGTGCCGGGAGTCGACCATCACGGACACCTGGACGCCTACGATCCGCTGACGGGAAAGAAGCATTGGAGCTGCCGGTCGCCGTATCCCTTTCTGGCCTCGCAATTGGCTACGGCCGGTGACCTGGTGTTCAGTGGTGACGCGGAGGGGCTGTTTTTCGCGCTGGACGCCATGACGGGACGAAAGCTCTGGAGCTTTCAGACCGGGTCGGGGCACCGGGGCTCGGCCATCACCTACTCGGTGGCGGGACGCCAGTATATCGCCACGCCGTCCGGCTGGGGATCGGCGGTGGCCGGCCTCATGCCCCAACTCTGGCCCGAGACGGAGGATTTTCGGGCCGGCTCGACCCTGTTTGTTTTCGCGCTGCCTTGA
- the katG gene encoding catalase/peroxidase HPI, with protein sequence MLRRTISVIAMLTIGISPVVPISLAGAKDEAPDNDYWWPNRLSLEPLRQRSAESGPPSRDFDYRKEFEGLDLHALKADLKKLMTTSQDWWPADYGHYGPFFIRMAWHSAGTYRTLDGRGGADGGLQRFAPLNSWPDNANLEKATRLLWPIKQQYGRTISWADLLILAGDVAMESMGFKTLGFAGGRVDAWQAEEVNWGPEGEWLAFDRRNDKGDLNHPFGATQMGLIYVNPQGPGGNADPQAAAHAIREAFGRMGMNDEETVALIAGGHTFGKAHGAADPSKYVGVEPEAGDIEAQGFGWKNKYGTGNRGDTITSGLEGAWTSRPAEWTHEFLTNLYGFEWEQTRSPGGATQWKPAGGAAADLVPDAHDPSKRHAPMMLTTDLALKVDPSYREITSRWLKNPKEFEDAFARAWFKLIHRDLGPRSRYLGDLAPDREFVWQDPVPEADHALIDAKDATALKAKVLASGLSTAELVRAAWASASTYRGTDMRGGANGGRIRLAPQKDWAANDPAELGRVLKTLEGIRKDFNSSQSGKRVSLADLVVLGGAAAIEQAASKAGVDVNVPFAPGRTDASQGQTDSDSFALLEPTADGFRNYFASGNPRSPAERLVEKAAFLNLTVSEMTVLVGGMRVMDANAGDSAHGVFTDRPGTLSNDFFVNLVDMSTQWKKSSTAGIYEGRDRATGDLKWTATPVDLIFGSNSELRAVSEHYAVDDAKEEFVHDFVAAWTKVMTLDRFDLL encoded by the coding sequence ATGCTTAGACGAACCATATCCGTGATTGCGATGCTGACGATCGGGATCTCTCCGGTCGTCCCCATCAGCTTGGCGGGAGCCAAGGACGAGGCGCCCGACAATGACTATTGGTGGCCCAACCGGCTGAGCCTCGAACCACTGCGGCAACGGTCCGCGGAATCCGGTCCCCCCAGCAGAGACTTCGACTATCGGAAAGAGTTCGAAGGTCTCGACCTGCACGCGTTGAAGGCGGATCTCAAAAAGCTGATGACGACATCCCAGGACTGGTGGCCGGCGGACTACGGCCACTACGGACCGTTTTTCATTCGCATGGCCTGGCACAGCGCGGGCACCTATCGAACCCTCGACGGGCGGGGTGGCGCTGACGGCGGCCTGCAACGCTTCGCGCCCCTCAACAGTTGGCCCGACAACGCAAACCTGGAAAAAGCGACGCGATTGCTCTGGCCCATCAAGCAGCAGTACGGCCGCACGATCTCCTGGGCCGACCTGCTGATCCTGGCGGGTGACGTCGCCATGGAGTCCATGGGCTTCAAGACCCTGGGTTTCGCGGGTGGCCGTGTCGATGCCTGGCAAGCCGAAGAAGTGAACTGGGGACCCGAGGGCGAGTGGCTCGCCTTCGACCGGCGCAATGACAAAGGAGATCTGAATCATCCTTTCGGCGCGACGCAGATGGGCCTGATCTACGTGAACCCTCAGGGCCCGGGCGGCAATGCCGATCCGCAGGCGGCCGCTCACGCCATCCGTGAGGCTTTCGGCCGCATGGGAATGAATGATGAAGAGACCGTCGCGCTGATTGCCGGCGGCCATACCTTCGGCAAGGCCCATGGCGCCGCTGATCCGTCCAAGTACGTCGGTGTCGAGCCGGAGGCCGGGGATATCGAAGCCCAAGGTTTCGGCTGGAAAAACAAATACGGAACCGGCAATCGCGGCGATACGATCACCAGCGGCCTGGAAGGTGCATGGACGAGTCGTCCCGCGGAATGGACTCACGAATTCCTCACGAACTTGTACGGTTTTGAGTGGGAGCAGACTCGGAGCCCCGGCGGCGCCACCCAGTGGAAGCCCGCCGGCGGCGCCGCGGCGGACTTGGTCCCGGACGCCCACGATCCGTCGAAACGGCACGCGCCGATGATGCTCACCACCGACCTGGCTCTGAAGGTCGACCCGTCCTATCGCGAGATCACTTCGCGTTGGCTCAAGAACCCGAAGGAGTTCGAAGACGCCTTCGCCCGGGCGTGGTTCAAGCTGATTCACCGCGACCTGGGTCCCAGGTCGCGTTACCTCGGCGATCTGGCGCCGGACCGGGAATTCGTATGGCAGGACCCGGTTCCTGAAGCCGATCACGCCTTGATCGATGCAAAGGACGCAACCGCGCTGAAAGCCAAGGTACTGGCCTCCGGGCTTTCTACCGCTGAATTGGTCCGGGCCGCCTGGGCCTCGGCATCCACTTACCGCGGGACCGACATGCGCGGCGGCGCCAATGGTGGACGTATCCGTCTGGCGCCGCAGAAGGACTGGGCGGCAAACGATCCGGCCGAACTCGGCCGCGTGTTGAAGACCCTGGAGGGCATTCGCAAGGATTTCAACAGCTCGCAATCCGGCAAACGGGTTTCGTTGGCCGACCTGGTGGTTCTCGGCGGCGCTGCCGCCATTGAGCAGGCCGCTTCGAAAGCCGGGGTCGATGTGAATGTTCCCTTTGCACCCGGGCGTACGGACGCCTCGCAGGGACAGACCGACTCAGACTCCTTTGCCCTGCTCGAGCCCACCGCGGATGGATTCCGCAACTACTTCGCCAGCGGAAATCCCAGATCTCCAGCGGAGAGGCTGGTGGAGAAGGCGGCTTTTCTGAACCTGACGGTCTCTGAAATGACGGTACTTGTGGGCGGCATGCGAGTCATGGATGCCAATGCGGGGGACTCTGCCCACGGCGTGTTCACCGACCGTCCCGGCACCCTGAGCAACGACTTCTTCGTCAACCTGGTCGACATGTCAACGCAGTGGAAGAAGTCATCCACCGCGGGCATATACGAAGGTCGTGATCGCGCCACAGGTGATCTCAAGTGGACGGCGACCCCGGTTGATCTGATCTTCGGTTCCAACTCCGAACTCCGCGCAGTCTCCGAGCACTACGCGGTCGACGACGCCAAGGAAGAGTTCGTCCATGACTTCGTCGCGGCGTGGACCAAAGTGATGACCCTCGACCGCTTCGACCTCCTTTGA
- a CDS encoding c-type cytochrome, producing the protein MPTANRWLSAAAGRERSMIWLLLLLAQSSPDPDLVSRGEVVFAQSCATGYCHGSAGTAGRGPRLRGTELSRDRILEATREGIPRSAMPGWEGKLSETDLSAVVEYVWSLAMDAREPPADESMPPGTGPAVFVGFGGPEHASRGRDLFFDATRDARCGTCHEAGGRGIPVGPDLLALGEGLGATLVGRTRSRRATHVLRAQLTDGQSFAALRVAQEEDRVRLFDLTTIPPVLRTLRPDEIESLAQDGKWEHRTVSTEYSDDELRAIVDYLDWLNTSKSE; encoded by the coding sequence ATGCCCACCGCGAATCGCTGGCTCTCAGCAGCGGCGGGCCGCGAACGATCCATGATCTGGTTGCTCCTGTTACTGGCGCAGAGTTCCCCTGATCCGGATTTGGTCTCTCGGGGCGAGGTCGTGTTCGCTCAGAGTTGCGCCACCGGGTACTGCCATGGTTCGGCCGGCACGGCGGGCCGGGGGCCTCGGCTTCGAGGCACGGAACTCAGCCGCGATCGGATTCTGGAAGCCACTCGCGAGGGGATCCCCCGGTCGGCCATGCCGGGCTGGGAAGGGAAGTTGAGCGAGACGGACCTGTCGGCGGTGGTGGAGTATGTGTGGAGTCTGGCCATGGACGCTCGTGAACCGCCGGCGGACGAGTCCATGCCTCCCGGAACCGGTCCGGCGGTTTTCGTTGGATTCGGCGGGCCGGAGCACGCGTCCCGCGGGCGGGACCTGTTCTTCGATGCGACGCGGGATGCCCGTTGCGGGACCTGTCACGAGGCCGGCGGTCGAGGCATTCCCGTCGGTCCCGACCTGCTGGCGCTGGGGGAAGGGCTCGGCGCCACCTTGGTGGGAAGGACCAGGAGCCGCCGTGCCACTCACGTCCTGCGAGCGCAGCTCACGGACGGCCAGAGCTTTGCCGCTCTGAGAGTCGCTCAGGAGGAAGACCGGGTCCGGCTTTTTGACCTCACAACGATTCCTCCCGTCTTGCGCACGCTCCGGCCGGACGAGATCGAGTCCCTGGCCCAGGATGGAAAATGGGAACATCGGACCGTCTCCACCGAGTACAGCGACGACGAATTGAGAGCCATCGTCGACTATCTGGACTGGCTCAATACAAGCAAGTCCGAATAG